Proteins encoded together in one Leptolyngbya sp. CCY15150 window:
- a CDS encoding DUF790 family protein — translation MLPSDLLIYRLQGAEVIPKRLSLTPEYGAIAAELIQLFQDSQGATQGELNRQLQDWEGEGIDYRIKRGLAHIAKSNLSTFEIVSPLEPQQLRDRVFSAAATTVPSPQATTITLERVADQLTQELGRNVLPAHIRAGLYADLAENRILMEFNAPTPEQLIHRYNLSQVQGIFYKASHIVIQAHRNDPGEYKLLFRYLKLFGLMAYIEGDADYGFTITIDGPTSLFKPSTRYGLDIAKLIPALLHVSKWSLESQLQVKDFYTKATTTRHFALDSDCGLVSHYPPGKPYDSMLEASFADRWAALKSDWHLEREVDLLPIPGSVMIPDFRLVHADGRTVLLEIVGYWRPEYLRKKFAQVQKVQSDRLILAVSDRLNLEKAGVRVQDIPVPVVWFKTKLSPKAVLEVLETFE, via the coding sequence ATGCTGCCATCCGATTTATTGATCTATCGCCTCCAAGGGGCCGAGGTGATCCCCAAGCGGTTATCGCTGACTCCGGAGTATGGGGCGATCGCTGCGGAACTGATCCAGCTCTTCCAAGACTCTCAGGGAGCCACCCAGGGCGAACTCAACCGCCAACTGCAGGATTGGGAGGGAGAAGGTATCGATTATCGGATCAAGCGCGGTCTGGCCCACATTGCCAAAAGCAACCTCAGTACGTTTGAGATCGTGAGTCCCCTAGAGCCTCAGCAGCTACGCGATCGCGTTTTTTCTGCTGCCGCGACCACCGTGCCCTCTCCCCAAGCAACGACGATCACCTTAGAGCGCGTTGCCGATCAGCTCACCCAAGAACTGGGGCGCAATGTCCTGCCTGCCCATATTCGCGCGGGTCTCTATGCAGATCTAGCCGAAAACCGCATTCTCATGGAGTTCAATGCCCCTACTCCAGAGCAGTTGATCCATCGCTACAACCTGTCTCAGGTGCAGGGAATTTTCTACAAAGCTAGCCACATTGTCATCCAAGCCCATCGCAATGATCCCGGTGAATATAAGCTGCTGTTTCGCTACCTGAAGCTGTTTGGCTTGATGGCCTACATCGAGGGCGATGCCGACTATGGTTTCACTATCACCATTGATGGCCCCACCAGTTTGTTTAAGCCCAGCACCCGCTACGGGCTCGATATTGCCAAACTGATTCCGGCGCTGCTGCATGTCTCAAAATGGAGCCTTGAGTCTCAGCTTCAGGTAAAGGATTTCTACACCAAAGCCACCACCACCCGCCACTTTGCCCTAGATTCCGACTGCGGCCTCGTCAGCCATTATCCCCCCGGCAAGCCCTATGACAGTATGCTCGAAGCCTCCTTCGCTGATCGCTGGGCGGCGCTCAAGAGCGATTGGCATCTAGAGCGAGAGGTGGATCTACTGCCGATTCCTGGCAGTGTCATGATTCCCGACTTTCGGCTGGTTCATGCTGATGGACGGACGGTGCTCCTCGAAATTGTCGGCTACTGGCGACCGGAGTATCTGCGCAAGAAGTTTGCCCAGGTGCAAAAGGTGCAAAGCGATCGCCTGATTCTGGCCGTTTCCGATCGCCTCAATTTGGAAAAGGCCGGCGTGCGGGTGCAGGATATTCCGGTGCCTGTGGTCTGGTTTAAAACGAAGCTTTCGCCTAAGGCTGTATTAGAAGTCTTGGAAACTTTCGAGTAA
- a CDS encoding DUF6761 family protein, with protein MLQDAQAIRHYQRITDALTEQWNRGYRLDELRLYLDGYLAALRNSNVLEPYLVHRLEDEAVRYLFDTSNFAVPEPEMEPDYDYR; from the coding sequence ATGCTTCAAGATGCCCAGGCAATTCGCCACTACCAACGCATTACCGATGCCCTGACTGAGCAGTGGAACCGAGGGTATCGCTTAGATGAGCTACGCCTGTATCTCGACGGATACCTAGCAGCTCTACGCAATTCCAATGTGTTAGAGCCCTATCTCGTTCATCGCCTTGAAGACGAAGCGGTGCGCTACCTGTTCGACACCAGTAACTTCGCCGTCCCCGAGCCCGAGATGGAGCCCGACTACGACTACCGCTAA
- the argH gene encoding argininosuccinate lyase: MTQSSSQTWSQRFESALHPAIAQFNASIFFDIELIEYDITGSQAHAQMLAHTGIISVEEGEQLVKGLEQVRQEYRQGQFTPGVDAEDVHFAVERRLTELVGDVGKKLHTARSRNDQVGTDTRLYLRSQIEQIRGQLRQFQTVMIDLADQHVETLIPGYTHLQRAQPLSLAHHLLAYVAMTQRDWERLGDVYRRVNISPLGSGALAGTTFPIDRHYTAKLLGFDDVYSNSLDGVSDRDFAIEFLAAASVIMVHLSRLSEEIILWASEEFGFVTLKDNCSTGSSIMPQKKNPDVPELVRGKTGRVFGHLQALLTLMKGLPLAYNKDLQEDKEALFDAVKTVQGCLEAMTILMAEGLEFRTARLNSAVAEDFSNATDVADYLATKGVPFREAYNLVGKVVKTSLAAGKLLKDLTLEEWQALHPAFEQDIYGAIAPQQVVSARNSYGGTGFEQVRQALQQARQRLGDV, translated from the coding sequence GTGACCCAATCTTCTTCCCAAACCTGGAGTCAACGGTTTGAATCTGCCCTGCATCCGGCGATCGCCCAGTTTAATGCCAGTATCTTCTTTGATATTGAACTGATTGAATATGACATTACGGGTTCCCAGGCCCATGCCCAAATGCTGGCCCACACCGGCATCATTTCTGTTGAGGAAGGCGAGCAACTGGTCAAAGGTCTAGAGCAGGTGCGGCAGGAGTATCGCCAAGGGCAGTTCACCCCTGGCGTTGACGCTGAAGATGTGCATTTTGCGGTAGAACGACGGCTGACGGAACTGGTGGGGGATGTGGGCAAAAAGCTACACACCGCCCGTTCCCGCAATGATCAGGTGGGAACCGATACCCGTCTCTACCTGCGATCGCAGATCGAGCAAATTCGTGGACAACTGCGCCAGTTTCAAACGGTGATGATTGACTTGGCTGATCAGCATGTGGAAACGCTGATCCCCGGCTATACGCACCTGCAGCGAGCCCAGCCCCTGAGTTTAGCCCATCACCTGCTGGCCTACGTCGCCATGACCCAGCGCGACTGGGAACGGTTGGGTGATGTTTATCGGCGGGTGAATATTTCGCCCTTGGGGAGCGGCGCTTTGGCAGGGACAACCTTTCCCATCGATCGCCACTACACCGCTAAGCTGCTGGGCTTTGATGACGTGTATAGCAACAGTCTGGATGGCGTGAGCGATCGCGATTTTGCTATCGAATTCCTTGCTGCTGCCAGCGTGATTATGGTTCACCTATCCCGCCTGTCTGAGGAAATCATCCTCTGGGCATCGGAAGAATTTGGCTTTGTCACCCTCAAAGACAATTGCTCCACCGGATCAAGCATCATGCCCCAGAAGAAAAATCCCGACGTTCCAGAACTGGTGCGTGGTAAGACAGGGCGGGTGTTTGGCCACCTGCAGGCGCTGCTTACGTTGATGAAGGGCCTACCCTTGGCCTACAACAAGGATTTGCAAGAGGACAAAGAAGCCCTGTTTGATGCGGTGAAAACCGTTCAGGGTTGCTTAGAAGCCATGACAATTCTCATGGCGGAGGGGCTGGAGTTTCGCACGGCGCGCCTCAACAGTGCTGTGGCGGAAGACTTTTCTAATGCCACGGACGTAGCCGACTATTTGGCTACCAAGGGCGTTCCCTTCCGGGAAGCCTATAACCTGGTGGGCAAGGTGGTGAAAACCTCTCTCGCAGCGGGTAAATTGCTCAAGGATCTCACCCTAGAGGAATGGCAGGCGTTGCATCCAGCCTTCGAACAGGACATCTATGGGGCGATCGCTCCCCAGCAGGTGGTATCAGCCCGCAATAGCTACGGCGGTACAGGCTTTGAGCAGGTGCGACAGGCCCTCCAGCAAGCGCGGCAACGGTTAGGTGACGTCTAG
- a CDS encoding zinc-dependent alcohol dehydrogenase family protein: MKAVLMTAAGGPEVLCLGDVPMPILSQPTDVLVRLRAAGINPIDTKLRQRGTFYPDQMPAILGCDGAGVVEAVGAEVRSLTVGDEVYFCAGGLGSAPGTYADYTVVDERYLAPKPKTLSFAEAAAAPLVLITAWEALYDRARLEAGRSVLVQAGAGGVGHVAIQLAHLQGAKVCTTVSTADKADFVRQLGAELPILYPQTDVVQTVLDWTAGDGVDTSFDTLGGGILSQCFTATAIYGDVVTLLAPAADADWKTARDRNLRVSYELMLTPMLKNLTIALQDQAMILRTCARLIDQGSLKIHLSQTFPLAEASQAHALIEQGSTQGKLALTI, from the coding sequence GTGAAAGCAGTCCTGATGACAGCGGCGGGCGGCCCCGAGGTGCTGTGTCTCGGTGACGTACCCATGCCGATCCTCAGCCAGCCTACGGATGTCTTGGTACGTCTACGGGCAGCGGGGATCAATCCCATCGATACCAAGCTCCGGCAGCGGGGAACCTTTTATCCCGACCAGATGCCGGCCATCCTGGGCTGTGATGGGGCGGGGGTGGTGGAAGCTGTGGGCGCAGAGGTGCGATCGCTCACCGTGGGCGATGAGGTGTACTTCTGCGCCGGTGGATTGGGCAGCGCACCGGGCACCTACGCCGACTATACGGTGGTGGATGAACGTTACCTAGCGCCCAAGCCCAAAACCCTCAGCTTTGCGGAAGCGGCCGCCGCTCCCCTGGTGCTGATCACGGCCTGGGAGGCGCTGTACGATCGGGCTCGGCTAGAGGCAGGGCGATCGGTGCTGGTGCAGGCAGGCGCGGGGGGCGTTGGCCATGTAGCCATCCAATTAGCCCACTTACAGGGAGCCAAGGTTTGCACCACCGTCAGCACTGCGGACAAGGCAGACTTCGTCCGCCAGCTCGGGGCAGAGTTGCCCATTCTCTATCCCCAAACCGATGTGGTGCAAACGGTGCTCGACTGGACAGCAGGCGACGGGGTAGACACCAGCTTTGATACCCTGGGCGGTGGGATCCTGTCCCAATGCTTTACTGCTACGGCTATCTATGGCGATGTGGTTACCCTGCTGGCCCCCGCCGCCGATGCTGATTGGAAAACGGCTCGCGATCGCAACCTGCGAGTCAGCTATGAGCTGATGCTCACACCCATGCTGAAAAACCTCACCATTGCCCTCCAAGATCAGGCGATGATTCTGCGAACATGTGCGCGGTTAATCGATCAAGGATCGCTGAAGATTCACCTCAGCCAAACCTTTCCCCTCGCCGAAGCCAGCCAAGCCCATGCCCTGATTGAACAAGGATCAACCCAAGGTAAACTTGCTCTCACCATTTAG
- the argF gene encoding ornithine carbamoyltransferase — translation MSLAALNGRDLLSLADLSEAELLGLLDLAANLKTGEVQPQCRQVLGLLFSKASTRTRVSFSVAMYQLGGQVLDLNASVTQVGRGEPLMDTARVLDRYLDIVAIRTFAQAELETFAHYAKIPVINALTDLEHPCQILADLQTIQESFGQLSGLTVSYFGDGNNVAHSLMIGCALAGIHVRIATPADYQPLPEIIEQTRRIAGDRSQVIITDDPKAAAEGSHVLYTDVWASMGQEDLAESRIPIFQPYQINANLLSLADSEAIVLHCLPAHRGEEITEDVMEGSQSRIWDEAENRLHAQKALLVSTLGVLES, via the coding sequence ATGAGTTTAGCGGCGTTGAACGGACGAGACCTGTTGAGCCTAGCCGATCTCAGCGAGGCGGAGTTGCTAGGGTTGCTAGACTTAGCAGCCAACCTCAAAACCGGCGAGGTGCAGCCCCAATGCCGTCAGGTGCTTGGGCTGTTGTTTAGCAAAGCCTCAACTCGTACCCGCGTCAGCTTCTCGGTGGCCATGTATCAACTGGGTGGACAGGTGCTGGACTTAAACGCCAGCGTCACCCAGGTGGGTCGGGGTGAACCCCTCATGGACACAGCCCGCGTCCTCGATCGCTACCTAGATATTGTGGCCATTCGCACCTTTGCCCAGGCAGAACTCGAAACCTTCGCCCACTATGCCAAGATTCCGGTGATCAACGCCCTGACAGATTTGGAACATCCTTGCCAAATTTTGGCGGATTTACAGACGATTCAAGAAAGCTTTGGGCAGCTCAGCGGACTCACGGTATCCTACTTCGGCGATGGCAATAATGTGGCCCATTCCTTGATGATTGGCTGCGCCTTAGCGGGCATTCATGTTCGCATTGCCACGCCTGCCGACTATCAACCCCTGCCGGAGATTATTGAACAAACCCGTCGAATTGCGGGCGATCGCTCCCAGGTGATCATCACCGATGATCCGAAAGCGGCGGCAGAAGGTAGCCACGTGCTCTATACCGACGTATGGGCCAGCATGGGTCAGGAAGACCTTGCCGAAAGCCGTATTCCTATCTTCCAGCCTTATCAAATTAACGCTAACTTATTGAGCTTAGCTGATTCAGAAGCGATCGTACTTCACTGCTTGCCAGCCCACCGAGGTGAAGAAATTACAGAAGACGTGATGGAGGGTTCTCAGTCTCGCATTTGGGATGAGGCCGAAAATCGTCTCCATGCACAGAAAGCACTGTTGGTCAGCACGCTCGGGGTATTGGAGAGTTAG
- a CDS encoding HAD family phosphatase — MIRSLIFDLGGVIINLRYQTTIEAFSRLCGFDVSPLYTQHQQNPLFDRYEMGQISSAEFREGMRSLLGITCVDDEIDQAWNAMLLNIPPSRVSLLQQLRDHYRLFLLSNTNEIHKAECDRIFANTFGTELTLSGLFDHAYYSHEVGDRKPHASIFQRVLQDHDLDPAATLFIEDTKQHIDGAIGVGLQTVHLTDGKTIHDLGLMSK, encoded by the coding sequence ATGATTCGCAGCCTGATTTTTGACCTTGGGGGCGTGATCATCAACCTCCGCTACCAAACCACCATCGAGGCCTTCAGCCGCCTCTGCGGGTTTGACGTCAGCCCCCTCTACACTCAGCATCAGCAAAATCCCCTCTTCGATCGCTACGAGATGGGACAGATCTCCTCTGCCGAGTTTCGCGAGGGTATGCGATCGCTACTCGGCATCACCTGTGTGGATGACGAGATCGACCAAGCTTGGAACGCCATGCTGTTGAATATTCCTCCATCACGGGTGTCTCTTTTGCAACAGCTTCGTGATCACTACCGGCTGTTTTTGTTATCCAATACCAACGAAATTCATAAGGCAGAATGCGATCGCATCTTTGCCAATACGTTTGGGACTGAGCTTACCTTATCCGGGCTGTTTGATCATGCTTATTATTCCCATGAGGTAGGCGATCGCAAGCCCCATGCCAGCATCTTTCAGCGGGTGTTGCAGGATCACGATCTCGATCCAGCTGCGACGTTGTTTATTGAAGATACTAAGCAGCACATTGATGGAGCGATCGGGGTGGGCTTGCAAACGGTTCATCTTACAGATGGAAAAACCATTCACGATTTAGGTTTGATGTCGAAGTAA
- a CDS encoding ABC transporter ATP-binding protein, translated as MVSLSQHQQLYPASTSSTAIVQLNDLVKYFPRLANPAVESVSLTLEQGELLALLGPSGCGKTTLLRLIAGFEHPDAGQVAIAGQVVSGDGCWQGPERRGIGMVFQDYALFPHLTVFDNIAFGLPTARGKAKMERRRRVVEAIALVGLDGMEQRYPHELSGGQQQRVALARALAPRPLLVLLDEPLSNLDVQVRLRLRQELRAILKKAGTTAIFVTHDQEEALSMADRVGVMHHGCLEQVGTPEELYQHPQSRFVADFVTQANFLAAQRQGNLWHTEIGDFPLTAVEVHQLQDVTPTAIDVMLRQEDVQIQLDETSSIVISDRQFLGREQRYSLTLPSGQPLSVLTSSPVHLTVGAKVRVTPQATHLHGYPHRLT; from the coding sequence ATGGTTTCTTTGTCCCAGCACCAACAGCTATATCCTGCCTCAACGTCATCAACAGCCATTGTCCAGCTTAACGATCTCGTCAAATATTTTCCACGTTTGGCCAATCCAGCGGTGGAGTCAGTAAGCCTGACGTTGGAGCAGGGGGAACTGTTGGCCTTGCTGGGCCCTTCCGGCTGTGGAAAAACCACTCTGCTACGTCTGATTGCCGGGTTTGAGCATCCTGATGCCGGGCAGGTGGCGATCGCTGGGCAGGTGGTGTCGGGAGATGGCTGCTGGCAAGGGCCAGAACGTCGCGGTATTGGCATGGTGTTTCAAGACTACGCGCTGTTTCCCCATCTCACCGTGTTTGACAATATCGCCTTTGGTCTACCCACCGCCCGAGGCAAGGCCAAAATGGAGCGGCGGCGGCGGGTGGTGGAAGCGATCGCCTTGGTGGGTCTTGATGGCATGGAGCAGCGCTACCCCCATGAGCTATCGGGCGGGCAGCAGCAGCGGGTGGCCCTAGCCCGCGCCCTCGCGCCCCGTCCCTTGCTGGTGTTGCTGGATGAACCGTTGAGCAACCTAGATGTGCAAGTGCGACTGCGCCTGCGGCAAGAGCTGCGGGCCATCCTCAAAAAAGCTGGCACCACGGCCATTTTTGTCACCCATGACCAAGAAGAGGCGCTGTCTATGGCCGATCGGGTGGGGGTGATGCACCACGGTTGTCTAGAGCAGGTGGGGACGCCCGAAGAGCTTTACCAGCATCCCCAATCGCGGTTTGTGGCAGACTTTGTCACCCAAGCCAACTTTCTCGCGGCCCAGCGGCAAGGCAATCTATGGCATACGGAAATCGGTGACTTTCCCCTCACCGCCGTCGAGGTTCACCAACTCCAAGATGTGACGCCAACGGCCATTGATGTGATGCTGCGTCAAGAAGATGTGCAGATCCAACTGGACGAAACCTCCTCGATTGTGATCAGCGATCGCCAGTTCTTAGGACGCGAGCAGCGCTATAGCCTCACCCTACCGAGCGGGCAGCCGCTTTCTGTGCTAACCTCTTCACCGGTGCATTTAACGGTAGGTGCCAAGGTTCGCGTGACGCCCCAGGCCACCCACCTGCACGGCTACCCTCACAGACTGACCTAG
- a CDS encoding iron ABC transporter permease: protein MVVMAIALLISTPTLVVLSSIFTHTGDVWSHLVDTVLLRYVLNSLWLMMGVGIGVLGIGVSTAWLVTLCRFPGAKLFEWALLLPLAAPAYLLAYAYTDVFEYFGPVQTTLRLWFGWSSTNDYWFPNVRSLWGAIVMLSLVLYPYVYLLARVAFLDQALCTMEASRSLGRGPWKSFFTVALPLARPAIATGVSLALMETLNDFGTVQHFGVETFTTGIYRTWFSMGERIAAAQLATCLLLFVFGLILLERWSRRQARYYQTVGRNQTLSTYHLRGWRSLLAMTICTVPVLLGLVIPVGLFTNMTLNNLERTVNRNFWQLSQHSLILATLTAAIAIVLSMIMAYGVRLKPSWGMRFGTRLSAMGYAVPGSVIAVGTLIPVARFDNWLDAHMRSLFDISTGLLLSGTIAALIFAYLVRFLAVSFGAVESSLIKIKPTLDDASRSLGQTPSRTLLKVHAPLMSGGLLTGIMLVFVDVMKELPATMVIRPFNFDTLAVYVHRYAADERLVEASAPALAILLVGLLPVIALSVQITRSRAR, encoded by the coding sequence ATGGTAGTCATGGCGATCGCTCTCTTGATTTCCACACCGACCCTGGTGGTCTTGAGCAGTATCTTCACCCACACCGGAGACGTCTGGAGCCATCTTGTGGATACAGTGCTGTTGCGCTATGTTCTCAACTCCCTCTGGCTGATGATGGGCGTAGGGATTGGGGTTCTGGGGATCGGTGTGTCTACGGCTTGGCTGGTCACTCTCTGCCGCTTCCCTGGAGCCAAGCTGTTTGAGTGGGCGCTGCTGTTGCCCCTTGCAGCTCCGGCCTACCTGCTCGCCTACGCCTACACCGATGTGTTTGAATATTTTGGCCCAGTGCAAACGACGCTGCGTCTCTGGTTTGGCTGGTCGAGCACCAACGACTACTGGTTTCCCAACGTGCGATCGCTCTGGGGGGCGATCGTCATGCTCAGTTTGGTGCTCTATCCCTATGTCTATCTGCTGGCGCGGGTGGCTTTTCTCGATCAGGCCCTTTGTACGATGGAAGCCAGTCGCTCCCTAGGCCGAGGCCCATGGAAAAGTTTTTTCACCGTGGCGCTGCCCCTAGCTCGGCCAGCGATCGCCACCGGCGTTTCCCTCGCCCTCATGGAAACCCTCAACGATTTTGGCACCGTCCAGCACTTTGGGGTAGAAACCTTCACCACCGGCATCTATCGCACCTGGTTCAGCATGGGGGAACGCATTGCCGCGGCCCAGTTGGCCACCTGTCTGCTGCTGTTTGTGTTTGGGCTGATTTTGCTAGAGCGCTGGTCACGGCGGCAGGCCAGATATTACCAAACGGTGGGCCGCAACCAAACCCTCTCCACCTACCATCTGCGGGGCTGGCGATCGCTCCTGGCTATGACCATCTGTACGGTGCCGGTGCTGCTGGGCTTGGTGATCCCCGTCGGGCTGTTTACCAACATGACCCTGAACAACCTAGAACGCACGGTAAACCGCAATTTCTGGCAACTGTCGCAGCATAGCTTGATCTTGGCGACCCTAACGGCAGCGATCGCCATTGTGCTCTCGATGATCATGGCCTACGGGGTGCGGCTGAAGCCTAGCTGGGGTATGCGCTTTGGCACAAGACTGTCGGCCATGGGCTATGCCGTCCCTGGTTCGGTGATTGCCGTGGGTACGCTCATCCCCGTCGCTCGGTTTGATAACTGGCTGGATGCCCACATGCGATCGCTGTTTGACATCTCCACAGGACTGTTGCTAAGCGGCACCATCGCAGCCCTGATTTTTGCCTACCTGGTGCGCTTCTTGGCGGTCTCCTTTGGGGCTGTAGAATCCAGCTTAATTAAAATTAAGCCCACCCTAGATGATGCGTCCCGCAGTTTAGGACAAACGCCAAGTCGCACGTTGCTGAAAGTCCATGCGCCGCTGATGTCTGGGGGCTTACTGACGGGAATTATGCTGGTGTTTGTGGACGTGATGAAAGAGCTGCCCGCCACCATGGTGATCCGTCCGTTTAACTTCGACACCCTAGCGGTTTATGTGCATCGCTATGCGGCGGATGAACGGCTGGTGGAAGCCTCGGCCCCGGCGTTGGCCATTTTGCTGGTGGGACTGCTGCCGGTGATTGCTCTGAGTGTGCAAATTACCCGTTCTCGGGCTCGCTAA
- a CDS encoding DMT family transporter, protein MFTPLIGELAALTAALIWAVASSIYASLGKQVSPLALNLSKGLIAITLVGLTLVGRGTWPNVPGWAIALLLLSGGIGIGLGDTAFFTSLNCLGARRGLLLESLAPPMAALIALMVLQEYLPLAAWLGIMLTVGGVSWVVVERTPSTPQFQARPRRGILFGFLAALSQASGAVLSRAALSGSEIDPLWSTFLRLVGALLVLVILVAMRQQQGEVVALGRSRRLALTVAVTAFFGTYLAIWLQQVALKFTAAGIAQALGATSPLFVIPIAVWMGDRVSPRALLGMVVALGGVWLLLAAR, encoded by the coding sequence TTGTTCACCCCCTTAATTGGCGAACTAGCCGCCCTCACCGCCGCCCTGATCTGGGCCGTGGCCTCCTCCATCTACGCCAGCCTTGGCAAACAGGTGTCGCCTTTGGCCCTGAACCTGTCCAAGGGTCTGATAGCCATTACCCTCGTCGGTTTGACCCTCGTCGGCCGCGGCACCTGGCCCAATGTGCCCGGTTGGGCGATCGCCCTCCTGCTCCTGAGCGGCGGCATTGGCATTGGTCTGGGGGATACCGCTTTCTTCACCTCCCTAAACTGTCTAGGGGCAAGGCGGGGGCTATTGCTGGAATCCCTCGCGCCCCCCATGGCCGCCCTCATTGCCCTGATGGTTCTGCAAGAATATCTACCCCTGGCCGCCTGGCTGGGTATTATGCTCACCGTCGGCGGTGTGTCCTGGGTGGTGGTGGAGCGCACCCCCAGTACACCGCAGTTTCAAGCCCGGCCTCGGCGGGGCATCCTGTTTGGATTCTTGGCCGCTCTCAGCCAAGCTAGCGGCGCTGTGCTCTCGCGGGCTGCTCTATCCGGCAGCGAGATTGATCCGCTGTGGAGTACCTTCCTGCGGCTGGTGGGAGCTTTGCTGGTGCTGGTGATCCTAGTGGCAATGCGCCAACAGCAGGGGGAGGTGGTAGCCCTGGGGCGATCGCGACGGCTGGCTCTCACTGTCGCCGTAACTGCCTTCTTCGGCACCTATCTAGCCATCTGGCTGCAGCAGGTTGCCCTGAAGTTTACCGCTGCGGGCATTGCCCAAGCGTTGGGGGCTACCAGTCCCCTATTTGTCATTCCCATTGCGGTTTGGATGGGCGATCGCGTCAGTCCTCGGGCGCTGCTGGGCATGGTGGTGGCTCTGGGCGGCGTGTGGCTGCTGTTGGCGGCCCGTTAA
- a CDS encoding NAD(P)/FAD-dependent oxidoreductase, giving the protein MTEQRLQHRDGDYDVVIIGSGIGGLVAGALLARYGKSVVVCESHSIAGGAAHSFERQGFQFDSGPSFYCGLGDRSSINPLRQVLDVLGESLEAIAYDPLGHYHFPDRTVPIYGDGDRYRATLAAVTPQGAQEFAAFEARLLALYQALRPIPTLALRADWRLALTLLRRYPGAVLNLLPHLGILQSSVGQVMDRTVRDPWVRRLIDLECFLLSGLPAHGTIVPEMAVMLGERSHSQVDYPKGGSGAIVQALVRGLQRWGGELRLNTHVQEILVQQGRAVGVGLKRGGEIRARTVISNATIWDTYRHLLPSDAVPESVRQAALDTPAVDSFMHLHLGIRSQGLESLTGHHVVVQDGPDLTQPGQTCMISIPSVWDASLAPAGHHVIHAYTLESYEPWRSLSPDQYNQRKQDRAQVLYRALERVIPDLGDRLVLELIGTPRTHARFLRRHQGTYGPAIAADQGLFPSTHTTIPGLYRVGDSTLPGIGIPAVAASGILCANTLVSSSQTADLLAGLSS; this is encoded by the coding sequence ATGACAGAACAACGCCTCCAACACCGAGATGGCGACTACGATGTGGTGATCATTGGCAGCGGCATTGGTGGGCTAGTGGCAGGGGCGCTGCTGGCTCGCTACGGCAAGTCGGTGGTGGTTTGCGAAAGCCACAGCATTGCCGGTGGGGCAGCCCATAGTTTTGAGCGCCAGGGCTTTCAGTTTGACTCGGGGCCGTCTTTTTACTGTGGGCTGGGCGATCGCTCCTCCATCAATCCGCTCCGTCAGGTTTTGGATGTGCTAGGTGAATCCTTAGAGGCGATCGCCTACGATCCTCTGGGGCATTATCATTTTCCCGATAGGACGGTGCCGATTTATGGGGATGGCGATCGCTATCGAGCCACCCTGGCCGCCGTCACCCCCCAAGGTGCCCAGGAATTTGCCGCTTTTGAAGCTCGCTTACTGGCGTTGTACCAAGCCCTGCGCCCGATTCCTACCCTGGCCCTGCGGGCCGATTGGCGTCTGGCGCTGACTCTGCTCCGTCGCTACCCCGGCGCGGTGCTGAACCTTCTGCCCCATCTGGGAATTTTGCAATCCTCCGTGGGCCAGGTGATGGATCGCACCGTGCGCGATCCTTGGGTGCGGCGATTGATTGATCTGGAATGTTTTCTGCTGTCGGGTCTGCCAGCTCACGGGACAATTGTGCCGGAGATGGCGGTGATGCTAGGGGAGCGATCGCACTCCCAGGTAGACTATCCCAAGGGCGGCAGTGGGGCGATCGTGCAGGCGCTGGTGCGGGGGTTGCAGCGCTGGGGGGGAGAGCTACGGCTGAATACCCATGTGCAAGAGATTTTGGTGCAGCAAGGACGGGCTGTTGGCGTAGGGCTGAAACGCGGTGGTGAGATTCGCGCTCGGACGGTGATTTCCAATGCCACGATTTGGGATACCTACCGGCACCTGCTGCCCTCGGATGCCGTGCCGGAATCCGTGCGGCAAGCGGCTCTGGACACTCCCGCCGTCGATAGCTTTATGCACCTGCATCTGGGGATTCGTAGCCAGGGGCTAGAGTCGTTGACGGGGCATCACGTGGTGGTGCAAGACGGCCCAGACCTCACCCAGCCAGGGCAAACCTGCATGATCTCGATTCCTTCGGTGTGGGATGCCAGCCTGGCCCCCGCCGGACATCACGTCATCCATGCCTATACTTTGGAATCCTACGAGCCCTGGCGATCGCTTTCCCCAGATCAGTACAACCAGCGCAAGCAAGACCGGGCTCAGGTGCTCTACCGGGCCCTAGAGCGGGTGATTCCCGACCTGGGCGATCGCTTGGTGCTGGAACTAATCGGCACCCCCCGCACCCACGCCCGCTTCCTGCGTCGCCATCAGGGCACCTACGGGCCGGCGATCGCGGCCGACCAAGGACTGTTTCCCAGCACCCACACCACAATTCCCGGTCTGTACCGGGTCGGCGACAGCACCCTTCCCGGCATTGGCATTCCCGCCGTCGCCGCCTCTGGTATTCTCTGTGCCAATACGCTAGTATCATCCTCCCAGACTGCTGACCTGCTGGCTGGTCTGTCTTCCTAA